A genomic segment from Gossypium hirsutum isolate 1008001.06 chromosome D04, Gossypium_hirsutum_v2.1, whole genome shotgun sequence encodes:
- the LOC107898056 gene encoding L-type lectin-domain containing receptor kinase IX.1 — protein MDDNDNINFTFPDFNSNTHRIVYEADAYASGSAILLTANKTDQGLNGSVGRATYYKPMRLWNNSSGDFLLADFTTQFSFAVDSFHSSSYGSGFAFFLAPNGSKIPTHSEGACFGLQACYPSLSYDGNSKFVAVEFDTHRSDWDPPGMSEHVGIDINSVKTSYPAVAWWWSDIENGGKVNAFITFNSSTKNLSVTIVDADDFTRVNSSSLSATLDLSQYLPEWVTFGFSGATGFNRSTELHTIYSWNFSSTLQVSMNTAIYSPTAAPVATTSTSNSPVEPRRKKRTWPWIVLAMFGAISALVPVLGLIWFFYRRRKYSRKEDGTMVVNVEMEMVTAPRKFSYKELRFATNNFADEGLLGEGGFGKVYLGFLRDINCSIAVKRITPNSQQGVKEYLSEVTTIARLRHRNLVQLIGWCHDNKEFLIVYDFLPNKSLDFHLRREPCLLTWDKRYKIAMGLASALFYLQEECDQCVLHRDMKSSNVLLDLSFNAKLGDFGLARLVDHGQETQTTSVMLGTDGYIAPECLVTYKATKESDIYSFGIVALEIASGKKAIAVIERHGKRFKTKLVEWVWELYGKESLLDAADPQLYGNYEIEQMERLLLVGLACADPNYFERPSIPQVIDILSFKAPVPMLPQDIPVPTYIAALQDNMVTSSASNSFHTGASSRSQTQSSGIASSIHSLKG, from the coding sequence ATGGATGATAACGATAACATCAATTTCACTTTCCCTGATTTCAACTCAAATACGCATCGCATAGTGTATGAAGCTGATGCATACGCATCAGGCAGCGCAATCCTACTCACTGCTAACAAAACAGACCAGGGTCTAAATGGTAGTGTTGGTCGAGCTACTTACTACAAGCCAATGCGTCTTTGGAACAATTCATCTGGAGATTTCCTACTTGCAGATTTCACCACTCAATTTTCCTTCGCCGTTGATTCCTTCCATAGCAGCTCATACGGTAGTGGGTTTGCGTTTTTCCTTGCTCCCAATGGCTCAAAAATCCCTACTCATTCCGAAGGTGCTTGCTTCGGACTTCAAGCTTGCTATCCGAGTTTGAGTTATGACGGGAACTCTAAGTTTGTTGCAGTGGAGTTTGATACGCATCGGAGTGATTGGGATCCTCCGGGGATGTCAGAGCACGTGGGCATTGATATAAACTCTGTCAAGACTTCTTACCCCGCCGTCGCATGGTGGTGGAGTGATATTGAAAATGGGGGAAAAGTTAATGCTTTCATCACTTTCAACTCTAGTACAAAAAACTTGAGTGTTACTATCGTTGATGCTGATGATTTTACTCGTGTGAACTCATCCAGTCTTTCCGCAACACTGGACCTTAGCCAatatttaccggaatgggtcaCTTTTGGCTTCTCAGGAGCTACTGGATTTAACAGATCGACTGAGCTACACACTATTTATTCCTGGAATTTCAGCTCTACCTTACAAGTTTCCATGAATACAGCTATCTATTCTCCAACAGCTGCACCTGTAGCAACAACAAGCACAAGCAATTCTCCGGTCGAACCAAGAAGGAAGAAGAGGACATGGCCATGGATTGTTTTAGCCATGTTTGGTGCCATATCTGCTTTGGTCCcagttttgggtttaatttggtTTTTCTACCGGAGGAGAAAATACAGCAGGAAGGAAGATGGGACCATGGTTGTCAACGTAGAAATGGAAATGGTGACAGCACCTAGGAAGTTTTCCTACAAGGAGCTAAGATTTGCAACCAATAATTTTGCTGACGAAGGTCTGCTTGGAGAGGGAGGTTTTGGGAAGGTTTATTTAGGCTTCTTGAGGGACATTAATTGCAGTATTGCTGTCAAAAGGATAACTCCAAATTCTCAACAAGGGGTGAAAGAGTATTTATCAGAAGTTACAACTATTGCCAGGTTGAGGCATAGAAATCTGGTCCAACTCATTGGTTGGTGCCATGACAATAAGGAGTTTCTGATTGTGTATGATTTTCTTCCAAATAAGAGTCTCGATTTCCATTTGCGTAGAGAGCCATGCTTGTTGACGTGGGATAAAAGGTATAAAATCGCTATGGGATTGGCCTCAGCGTTATTCTATCTGCAGGAAGAATGTGATCAATGCGTGCTGCATCGAGACATGAAGTCAAGTAATGTTCTGCTAGATTTGAGTTTCAATGCCAAGCTTGGTGACTTTGGGCTGGCTAGGCTTGTTGACCATGGACAAGAGACTCAAACAACTTCGGTTATGCTTGGGACTGATGGTTATATAGCACCCGAGTGTCTTGTCACATACAAAGCCACTAAGGAATCGGATATATATAGCTTTGGTATTGTTGCCTTAGAAATAGCCTCCGGAAAGAAGGCCATTGCTGTAATAGAAAGGCATGGCAAGAGATTCAAGACAAAACTGGTGGAATGGGTTTGGGAACTGTATGGGAAAGAGAGCCTTTTAGATGCTGCTGACCCACAATTGTATGGCAATTACGAGATAGAACAAATGGAACGGCTGCTCTTAGTTGGGCTGGCCTGTGCTGACCCAAACTATTTTGAACGCCCATCGATACCGCAGGTTATTGACATCCTTTCTTTCAAAGCTCCAGTGCCTATGCTACCACAGGATATACCGGTTCCAACATACATTGCAGCTCTGCAAGACAATATGGTTACATCTTCAGCATCCAATTCATTCCACACCGGTGCGTCCAGCAGAAGCCAAACTCAAAGTTCAGGCATTGCTTCAAGTATCCATTCCTTGAAAGGATAA
- the LOC107898777 gene encoding transcription-repair-coupling factor, whose protein sequence is MPPAMPPLKLPFLCSSPPTLPPLPPLFLLIRRPRVVVSVRAMLTATPFSPPATSSPSALTATPIPRDRFGVKQKEKIASFKTSVDVLTLSATPIPRTLYLALTGFRDAKDDEDDSVAKMKAAEEALEAKQKVTNSLSATCSFFFIMFYNFVTNCSWYSENFCAKLPYDSIVFILHGCTMYFLTSLINFMCGV, encoded by the exons ATGCCGCCGGCGATGCCTCCCCTCAAGCTCCCTTTCCTATGCTCAAGTCCACCAACATTGCCGCCGCTTCCACCTCTCTTTCTGCTCATAAGAAGACCAAGGGTCGTGGTATCCGTGAGGGCGATGCTGACCGCCACTCCCTTCTCGCCTCCCGCGACTTCGAGTCCCTCGGCACTGACGGCGACCCCGATCCCCAGAGAT AGGTTCGGTGTCAAGCAAAAGGAGAAGATTGCATCTTTTAAGACTTCAGTTGATGTTCTTACTCTCTCTGCAACACCTATACCCAGAACGCTTTATTTAGCTTTGACTGGTTTCCGTGATGCCAA GGATGATGAAGATGATTCTGTTGCCAAGATGAAGGCAGCTGAGGAAGCCTTGGAAGCAAAACAAAAAGTAACAAATAGCTTGTCTGCtacctgttcttttttttttatcatgttttataaTTTCGTGACAAATTGTTCTTGGTACTCTGAAAATTTTTGTGCAAAATTACCCTATGATTCTATTGTATTTATACTGCATGGCTGCACCATGTATTTCTTAACtagtttgataaattttatgtgtggtgtttaa